Below is a window of Spodoptera frugiperda isolate SF20-4 chromosome 13, AGI-APGP_CSIRO_Sfru_2.0, whole genome shotgun sequence DNA.
TTCGGAGCTTAGCAGATTGATATTCAGGGAGAATGCTTTAGAAAAACCGACCCAGAGTTTGTTTAATCATCTGTCGTATTACTTGGTGTCAATAATCGATAATCAGGTCTGCAGTACATTGCCGTGGCCGCTGTACGACACGAAGACAGAGAGAGCGTACAGAAACGAGCTCTCTAACTTCATCACAGACTACAGCAACAAAGGTTTGCTGTCTCCAGTCATGTCTTCCTACTTGGTAAACCCTGGATGCTACAAGGTGACCATGCTAATATTCCAAATGTCTCAACTTGCTGTCCAAAGGGTCGTACAAAcgaaaatgataaatgattcaCAGAAAAAGCTCTATGACACCATGACAGAAGATTACAAATCACACAAAGAAGGTTTTATAGAGAATATTGATAAAGAAACAGTGTCTATGTCCAACAAGTTCtccaattatttatgtaaaagagCGGCAATGGAGAAAATAGCTGAAATGTTCCGTAAGAAGATTGTAGAGATGGAGAATAAAATGGTTGAGCTTAATgcacaaaaatatttagatgaTATTGTAGATGGATATTTGAAAACGCACAAAGTTGATGaagtaacaaaaaaagaaatattaagtatAAAGGATGTTCACAAACCAGCAAAGTTCTTTGATGACTGGTTGGCGGAGACAGACaacaaaataacacaattaGAGGAGGAATGGGATTTGAAAATGAAACCGTTCCTCCAGAAATGTGTAGACACTAGGAACAGTAGCCAAATGTTGATAGCAAGACAAACGGGTGAAGCAGAAAGGAGTTCCTATACTCTAGAATACAATCCTAAAACTGATGACATGTGTACGAAGGAACTGCAAAGCCAAGTAAACAGTGAACAGAGGTACATCCTCAAAAACATTACGAAAGATGACAAATTAAGTTTTCCGAATCTTATACGAGCTTTCCTCAtttcaatatgttttatacTGAAAAATGCTGAAATAGGAGATGAGATTTACAAGTTCAATCAGTACTTGGATGGAGGGAAACGGAACTTAGCGGAGATTGTGTCTGCAATGCGAGTTCTTGTGGAAAGAGTGATGACTGCTGAAGCTAGACTACAggtaaaattaactttattatactAACTTAACTTCTATTACTCAAGATTCAAtgtaaaagattttaattattcttCCCTTCCTTATTTCAAGGTCATTTGAGATCACAAACTCAAGATGATGCAAGAATTCATGAAATTTTTTGCGTATCTGATATCTTGGTAACTCTAAAACACCATGATCTTTACAtatttactaaattatattttttctttattccaGCCATCAGAATCGTCATACAATCAGTCAATATCTCTGAAGGAATTCTCGGAAATACCACCATTACCTGACCTCTCAGATTTGAAGATGGGCAAAGACCTACAGTCTCAAGTTATATTTGACAACTTCACTCCTCTGA
It encodes the following:
- the LOC118270606 gene encoding uncharacterized protein LOC118270606, translated to MATITMQRDLVVSFKKETILNVGILSKLQQMPSELSRLIFRENALEKPTQSLFNHLSYYLVSIIDNQVCSTLPWPLYDTKTERAYRNELSNFITDYSNKGLLSPVMSSYLVNPGCYKVTMLIFQMSQLAVQRVVQTKMINDSQKKLYDTMTEDYKSHKEGFIENIDKETVSMSNKFSNYLCKRAAMEKIAEMFRKKIVEMENKMVELNAQKYLDDIVDGYLKTHKVDEVTKKEILSIKDVHKPAKFFDDWLAETDNKITQLEEEWDLKMKPFLQKCVDTRNSSQMLIARQTGEAERSSYTLEYNPKTDDMCTKELQSQVNSEQRYILKNITKDDKLSFPNLIRAFLISICFILKNAEIGDEIYKFNQYLDGGKRNLAEIVSAMRVLVERVMTAEARLQPSESSYNQSISLKEFSEIPPLPDLSDLKMGKDLQSQVIFDNFTPLNISKHQFNLRRRVQSFVKPPSRSMLIAPFYQGPKDDFLKTLISCRFSSYDRPNTTQNLNMSVISQVNCRNNETIAECSSGFTKQQILRLLSTKKSSSSKKFKYKTERPDIQVKKGGLFNESVVSNIDNALFRSHSSPNLFENREKRSKIPIPRKLSIMQEDCPLLEVSGISVLEKDNSFGTPEGVPRLESTRKIFDATSMPAITVTPESEKVVTEKEDSNKVHFAELNVPKLQENILEECKTETPKTNTQLIRKTSSLEKIINRFKKVRASVLPIDKSNEELNEFKTIAEEKENLNTVNVDVFTANRVLLPDLLGPSCSVIPQKLTEDYLEEFSFDDETPCRKPRESLGTALGVDNTFLDQFDLID